The Helianthus annuus cultivar XRQ/B chromosome 16, HanXRQr2.0-SUNRISE, whole genome shotgun sequence genome includes a window with the following:
- the LOC110899971 gene encoding FK506-binding protein 3-like produces MVDAEEPHEPEFLVVGEPSEPVVVKNILRRVEIIQRKRKAREVLLLEWKTDKFVLIGNAYPVPYNSEEVAKLLKFLDRKRKGKIARGEIVDEESDIEMFGDDEEEDEDEEDEDKEDEDKSDDKDDDKADKDDKDDDDNDQGASGLLIRDPAVQEKVDELMNNEINEQEDEDQNEASSSGKQPVDQVLLSNPTIFYLNIQQQGEVEITRTRAEMLEELGLEDGKFKFDIEDEIPQSPAKDFEPRYPHEVDHYDDVIIESASDSEEDRYDFHYEGEDAAFPSFTEMFKDKNEDEIRRKIVEKISTEDIPEPVPREIPAEERKKWFKNMPKERKTLRALQFFTHNKDLSWGDILSWGYLEDLKVYAIRRE; encoded by the coding sequence ATGGTTGATGCTGAAGAGCCTCATGAACCTGAATTCTTAGTTGTCGGTGAGCCTTCTGAACCAGTAGTTGTTAAAAATATTCTTCGAAGGGTTGAAATTATTCAGAGAAAAAGAAAGGCCAGGGAAGTTCTGCTACTTGAGTGGAAGACAGACAAATTTGTGCTAATTGGAAATGCTTACCCTGTGCCATACAATTCAGAAGAAGTGGCCAAGTTGTTAAAGTTTCTTGATCGAAAAAGGAAGGGAAAAATAGCTCGTGGTGAGATTGTGGATGAAGAATCTGATATAGAGATGTTCggagatgatgaagaggaggatgaAGATGAGGAGGATGAAGATAAGGAAGATGAAGATAAATCTGATGACAAAGATGATGACAAGGCtgataaagatgataaagatgatgatgaCAATGATCAAGGTGCTTCTGGATTATTAATCAGAGATCCAGCTGTTCAAGAAAAGGTGGATGAGTTAATGAACAACGAAATCAATGAACAGGAGGATGAAGATCAGAATGAAGCATCATCATCTGGAAAGCAACCTGTTGATCAGGTACTTCTCTCAAATCCTACCATCTTTTATTTAAATATTCAACAACAAGGAGAGGTAGAGATTACAAGAACAAGGGCTGAAATGCTTGAGGAATTGGGGTTAGAAGATGGAAAGTTCAAGTTCGACATTGAAGATGAAATACCTCAGTCCCCTGCAAAGGATTTTGAGCCTAGATATCCCCATGAAGTAGATCATTATGACGATGTAATTATTGAAAGTGCTTCAGATTCGGAGGAAGATAGATATGATTTTCACTATGAAGGGGAAGATGCGGCATTTCCATCGTTTACAGAGATGTTTAAAGATAAAAATGAAGATGAGATCAGGAGAAAGATTGTAGAAAAGATTTCTACTGAAGATATTCCTGAACCAGTTCCAAGAGAGATTCCTGCAGAAGAAAGAAAGAAGTGGTTCAAGAACAtgccaaaagaaagaaaaactctCAGGGCGCTTCAATTTTTCACACATAACAAAGATCTTTCTTGGGGAGACATCTTGTCTTGGGGATACTTAGAAGATCTTAAAGTTTATGCTATCAGACGGGAGTAG